The genomic interval GGATCCTGCTCGGGCTCAGCCTCGGGCGCGCCGCCGTCTACGCCGTCGTCAACATCGTCGCCCGGCTCACCGAGGGCACGCCGCTGGCCGACCAGACCGCCACGCTCAACCCCTCGCAGTCGCCACGCCCCTACCTCGACCTCACCTACCAGCTCCTGACGATCGGGTTCGCGCTGGTGCCCGTCGCGCTCGCGGTCTACCTGCTGGCCGTGCGGCCCGGAGCGCGGCCCGTCACGCGGGCCGTCGGCCTCGACTGGCACGTGCGGGGCCGCGGGTTCGACCCCGATGTCGCCACCGGCCGGCGACGACGCGACGTGGGCTGGGGCGTGGCGCTCGCCGCCGCGATCGGCGTGCCGGGGCTCGCGTTCTACCTGATCGGGCGGCTCGCGGGGATCACGGTGTCCGTGCAGGCCAGCGCGCTCGACACGCACTGGTGGACGGTGCCGGTGCTGGTGCTCGCGGCGTTCGAGAACGGCGCCCTCGAAGAGGTCATCGTGGTCGCCTACCTGTTCGAGCGCACCCGCGACCTCGGCTGGTCGCCGACCGCACGCCTCGACTGGCGGTTCCTCGCCGCGAGCGCGCTGCTGCGCGGCAGCTATCACCTGTAC from Xylanimonas allomyrinae carries:
- a CDS encoding CPBP family intramembrane glutamic endopeptidase — encoded protein: MTSTDAARRRIVWEIWILLGLSLGRAAVYAVVNIVARLTEGTPLADQTATLNPSQSPRPYLDLTYQLLTIGFALVPVALAVYLLAVRPGARPVTRAVGLDWHVRGRGFDPDVATGRRRRDVGWGVALAAAIGVPGLAFYLIGRLAGITVSVQASALDTHWWTVPVLVLAAFENGALEEVIVVAYLFERTRDLGWSPTARLDWRFLAASALLRGSYHLYQGFGPFLGNVVMGVVFAWWYRSRWGRRRVLPLVIAHTLLDVVAFVGYALLPPGWREALGLT